From the Oryzihumus leptocrescens genome, one window contains:
- a CDS encoding tyrosine-type recombinase/integrase, translating to MGRRHFGSVRQRDSGRWQVRYRGPDGLLRSAPETFARKSEAERYLTLLETRMINGDWVDPLRGKVMLEVYAADWITHRAGLRPRTVELYRWILGRHIAPTLGRVPLAKLDTPLIREWRSNLLAQGVSEGSVAKAYRLLRAILTTAVDEDRLIAANPCRIKGAGQQKSVERPVLTLPQVFQLVALVPERWQAFILLKTFASLRWGEITALTRADLDLVTRRVRVRRQLLERRNGAIESGPTKSRAGNRSVAIPELIVPALVTHLGKYTAEGPLALVFAGLNGQPLRRSNFNKSVDWRAAVDAVGVPGLHLHDLRHTGNMLAAATGASLKDLMTRMGHDSPAAALIYQHASAEADAAIADAINARLTLHFGASTEDSA from the coding sequence ATGGGTCGCCGTCACTTCGGCAGCGTCCGGCAGCGCGACTCCGGGCGGTGGCAGGTCCGGTACCGCGGGCCTGACGGGCTCCTGCGGTCGGCGCCGGAGACCTTCGCCCGCAAGTCAGAGGCCGAGCGCTACCTGACGCTGCTGGAGACCCGGATGATCAACGGCGACTGGGTCGACCCTCTGCGGGGAAAGGTCATGCTCGAGGTCTACGCCGCCGACTGGATCACCCACCGAGCCGGCCTGCGGCCCCGCACGGTCGAGCTCTACCGCTGGATCCTCGGGCGGCACATCGCCCCGACGCTCGGTCGGGTGCCGCTGGCCAAGCTGGACACGCCCCTGATCCGCGAGTGGCGCTCCAACCTGCTCGCCCAGGGCGTCTCCGAGGGTTCGGTCGCCAAGGCCTACCGGCTGCTGCGGGCCATCCTGACGACCGCGGTCGATGAGGACCGGTTGATCGCGGCCAATCCCTGCCGGATCAAGGGCGCCGGGCAGCAGAAGAGCGTCGAACGCCCAGTGCTGACGCTGCCGCAGGTCTTCCAGCTCGTCGCCCTCGTCCCGGAGCGGTGGCAGGCGTTCATCCTGCTCAAGACCTTCGCCTCGCTCCGGTGGGGCGAGATCACCGCGTTGACCCGGGCGGACCTCGACCTTGTCACCCGTCGCGTGCGCGTCCGGCGGCAGCTGCTGGAGCGCCGCAACGGGGCGATCGAGTCAGGGCCAACCAAGTCCCGGGCGGGCAACCGCAGCGTCGCGATCCCCGAGCTGATCGTGCCGGCCCTCGTCACGCACCTGGGCAAGTACACCGCCGAGGGGCCGCTCGCGCTGGTCTTCGCCGGGCTCAACGGCCAGCCCCTGCGTCGGTCCAACTTCAACAAGTCGGTCGACTGGCGCGCTGCCGTGGATGCGGTCGGCGTTCCCGGCCTGCACCTGCACGACCTGCGGCACACCGGCAACATGCTCGCCGCCGCGACCGGCGCGAGCCTGAAGGACCTGATGACCCGGATGGGCCACGACAGCCCCGCCGCCGCGCTGATCTACCAGCACGCCTCGGCCGAGGCTGACGCCGCGATCGCCGACGCCATCAACGCCCGCCTGACCCTGCACTTCGGGGCCTCGACTGAGGACTCGGCATGA
- the dcd gene encoding dCTP deaminase, which translates to MLLSDRDIRAQVDDGRVVLDPYDAAMIQPSSIDVRLDKFFRLFDNHKYPFIDPATDQPDLTRLVEVEDGEPFILHPGEFVLGSTYEQVTLPDDIAARLEGKSSLGRLGLLTHSTAGFIDPGFTGHVTLELSNVATLPIKLWPGMKIGQMCFFRLTSPAEKPYGTQAYGSRYQGQRGPTASRSFQNFHRTDV; encoded by the coding sequence GTGCTGCTCTCCGACCGTGACATCCGGGCCCAGGTCGACGACGGACGGGTCGTGCTCGACCCCTACGACGCGGCCATGATCCAGCCCTCGAGCATCGACGTGCGCCTGGACAAGTTCTTCCGGTTGTTCGACAACCACAAGTACCCCTTCATCGACCCCGCCACGGACCAGCCGGACCTCACCCGGCTCGTGGAGGTCGAGGACGGCGAGCCGTTCATCCTGCACCCGGGGGAGTTCGTCCTCGGCTCGACCTACGAGCAGGTCACGCTGCCCGACGACATCGCGGCGCGGCTGGAGGGCAAGTCCTCGCTGGGCCGCCTGGGCCTGCTCACCCACTCCACGGCCGGCTTCATCGACCCCGGATTCACCGGCCACGTCACGCTGGAGCTGTCCAACGTCGCGACCCTGCCGATCAAGCTGTGGCCGGGCATGAAGATCGGCCAGATGTGCTTCTTCCGGCTGACCAGCCCCGCGGAGAAGCCCTACGGCACCCAGGCCTACGGCTCCCGCTACCAGGGCCAGCGCGGCCCCACCGCCAGCCGGTCGTTCCAGAACTTCCACCGCACCGACGTCTGA
- a CDS encoding helix-turn-helix domain-containing protein has translation MSDRRKAEVVTPGKNNETVPGPGLLTLDEAAQYLNMSPRFMRRAAAERRVAFIKVGRSVRFKIADLDEWIEESRVEPLTINDVWRSARRIA, from the coding sequence ATGTCTGATCGGCGCAAGGCCGAGGTGGTGACACCCGGCAAGAACAATGAGACGGTCCCGGGGCCGGGGTTGCTCACCTTGGACGAGGCGGCGCAGTACCTCAACATGTCGCCGCGGTTCATGCGACGTGCAGCGGCTGAACGTCGCGTCGCGTTCATCAAGGTCGGACGCTCGGTGCGGTTCAAGATCGCCGACCTGGACGAGTGGATCGAGGAGAGCCGCGTCGAGCCGCTGACGATCAACGACGTCTGGCGCTCGGCTCGGCGGATCGCCTGA
- a CDS encoding HNH endonuclease signature motif containing protein, with translation MEGTTATECREAVRAAAAHLAHLRAVLFQVPCAELAALAGELDELARQSDATAVAMVVEVDTRGVVAQSTAANTPDWLMTHMRGLAPGEATRLARVATACRDPRNRRLAEAVLDGRVGTRNAAVALTEIDKLRPRLAAGAEEQVVGWFTQVAADGFPKHLRELRSRILAMHGHEDAFQREEDLLKRGCSLSKAVHDDGMSDYHLRLDPEAAAVLDAAIDPLSAPQPSDEGGPDLRSPGQRWAEALLEVCRRAAAAGGDAPTTTKSQVIVTMDLDSLRAGLGHRTTLTGELLAPETVRKLACDASVVPMVLGGDGGVLDVGRLRRLVTPRLLAALWVRDAGCTFPGCTRPAPWCHAHHVRHWVNGGPTDLANLALLCARHHTVVHQRGLTATVSSAGVAWHT, from the coding sequence ATGGAGGGGACCACTGCAACCGAGTGCCGCGAGGCCGTGCGCGCCGCAGCTGCGCACCTTGCGCATCTGCGGGCGGTGCTCTTCCAGGTGCCTTGCGCGGAGCTCGCGGCGCTGGCGGGCGAGCTCGACGAGCTGGCCCGCCAGAGCGATGCGACGGCGGTGGCCATGGTTGTTGAGGTCGACACCCGGGGCGTGGTCGCGCAGTCGACCGCGGCCAACACCCCGGACTGGCTGATGACCCACATGCGAGGCCTGGCCCCGGGTGAGGCGACCCGGCTCGCGCGCGTGGCAACCGCATGCCGCGACCCGCGCAACCGGCGCCTCGCGGAGGCGGTGCTGGACGGTCGGGTCGGCACCCGCAACGCGGCGGTGGCGCTGACCGAGATCGACAAGCTGCGGCCGCGGCTGGCGGCCGGCGCCGAGGAGCAGGTGGTGGGGTGGTTCACCCAGGTGGCGGCCGACGGGTTCCCGAAGCACCTGCGCGAGCTGCGCAGCCGGATCCTGGCGATGCACGGGCACGAGGACGCGTTCCAGCGTGAGGAGGACCTGCTCAAGCGAGGGTGCTCCCTGAGCAAGGCGGTGCACGACGACGGGATGAGCGACTACCACCTGCGCCTCGACCCCGAGGCTGCCGCGGTGCTCGACGCGGCGATCGACCCCTTGTCGGCGCCCCAGCCCTCCGACGAGGGCGGTCCCGACCTGCGCTCGCCCGGGCAACGGTGGGCGGAGGCCCTCCTCGAGGTCTGCCGGCGGGCCGCTGCGGCCGGTGGCGACGCACCCACGACGACGAAGTCCCAGGTCATCGTGACCATGGACCTCGACTCGCTGCGGGCGGGGCTGGGCCACAGGACCACGCTGACGGGCGAGCTGCTGGCGCCGGAGACCGTCCGCAAGCTGGCGTGCGACGCCTCGGTGGTCCCGATGGTCCTCGGGGGTGACGGCGGGGTCCTCGACGTGGGCCGACTGCGGCGCCTCGTGACCCCGCGACTGCTGGCGGCGCTGTGGGTGAGGGATGCCGGGTGCACCTTCCCCGGATGCACCCGGCCCGCTCCATGGTGCCACGCGCACCACGTGCGTCACTGGGTCAACGGCGGTCCCACGGACCTGGCCAACCTCGCCCTCCTCTGCGCCCGGCACCACACCGTGGTGCACCAACGGGGGCTGACCGCGACCGTGTCTTCCGCCGGCGTCGCCTGGCACACCTAG